The genomic window AACTAGTAATTTAATTGCTCGTCCCCTACAGGTAGTAACGAAAATTTCCAGAAAAATTACCCAAGAATCAAATTTTCAACTTAGAGCTAATGTAAGTAGTAAAGATGAAATAGGAACTCTAGCTAATTCTTTAAATCAATTAGTGGAATGGGTGGGAGATTATACTGAAGCACTAGAAATAGCACGTCAAACTTTAGAGGAAAGAGTAGAAGAACGCACCCAAGAACTTCAAGAAGCTCACCACACTTTAGAAGAAAGAGTGGAAGAACGAACTCACGAATTACAAATAATATTAAAAGAATTACAAGAAACACAAGGACAACTTATTCAAACCGAAAAAATGTCATCTCTTGGGCAAATGGTTGCAGGTATAGCTCATGAAATAAATAATCCTGTTAACTTTATTTATGGAAATATTGAATGTGCAGACAACTATATTAAAGATTTAGTACATCTAGTAGATTTATATCAACAGCAATATCCTGAGCCAGACTATATAATCACAGAAACAATAGAAGAAATTGATCTAAATTTTATTAGCAAAGATTTGTTAAATATATTGTCTTCAATGAAAATAGGCGCACAACGCATTCGAGAAATTGTCTTGTCTCTGCGTAATTTTTCTCGTTTAGATGAAGCTGAGATGAAAGAGGTAAATATTCATGAAGGAATTGATAATACTCTGCTAATTCTCAATCATCGGCTCAAATCACAGATTGAAGTGATAAAAAACTACGGGGAATTACCTCATGTTGAGTGTTACCCAGCCCAACTTAATCAGGTATTTATGAATATAATTAGTAATGCTATTGATGCCTTATTAGATTATACTGATCAAAACAATAAAAAGATTTTAATATCTACAAGAAAAATAGGCAAAAATCAAATT from Nostoc sp. UHCC 0870 includes these protein-coding regions:
- a CDS encoding sensor histidine kinase, producing MITTTLIGTVSGSLIAYYYEINAYKQLSLSYQQQYLLKDLENGVTRARLHPQRLVSVLEDSVWLEFEKNRFLEDINRINNQLSKLEDFINHNPHDLALDYQIFQNLLNKYRKTTELYSYNIKILWGEIESNRSNTLPLYKLLNALKKKDSINLAVEFEKQSDELIHMIVHAEKQKQRANRSFNYAKNLRLQLISISVLLSTAIAATIALLTSNLIARPLQVVTKISRKITQESNFQLRANVSSKDEIGTLANSLNQLVEWVGDYTEALEIARQTLEERVEERTQELQEAHHTLEERVEERTHELQIILKELQETQGQLIQTEKMSSLGQMVAGIAHEINNPVNFIYGNIECADNYIKDLVHLVDLYQQQYPEPDYIITETIEEIDLNFISKDLLNILSSMKIGAQRIREIVLSLRNFSRLDEAEMKEVNIHEGIDNTLLILNHRLKSQIEVIKNYGELPHVECYPAQLNQVFMNIISNAIDALLDYTDQNNKKILISTRKIGKNQIQVEIVDNALGIPPEMIKKLFDPFFTTKSVGKGTGLGLSICYQIIEKHQGKIEVFSELNQGSKFIISLPIYTDIPKT